The Aedes albopictus strain Foshan chromosome 1, AalbF5, whole genome shotgun sequence genomic interval TCACACCGATTAAAACAAGCGAATGGGCTTCGCCAGTTGTGGTAGTTATGAAAAAGAATAACGAGATTAGATTAGTGATTGATTGTAAAGTGTCCATAAACAAGGTTATAATCCCAAACACCTACCCTTTGCCAACAGCTCAGGATATTTTTGCGAGTTTAGCTGGCTGCAAAATGTTTTGCTCTCTAGATTTGGAGGGAGCCTATACGCAATTAGCCCTGTCTGACAGGTCAAGAAAGTTCATGGTAATCAACACTATCAAGGGCCTTTTCACATATAACAGATTACCTCAAGGAGCCTCGTCTAGCTCAGCTATTTTTCAACAGGTTATGGACACAGTTTTAGAAGGAATTGAGAATGTTGAAACATATTTAGATGATGTATTAATAGCTGGAAAAAACTATGAAGACTGTAAAAGAAAACTTGAGTTGGTATTGCAAAGGTTGTCTGATGCGAACATCAAGGTAAACTgggaaaaatgcaaattttttgtGACCAAACTACCCTTTTTGGGACACGTGATTAGTGAAAAAGGGTTATTACCCTGTCCAGACAAAGTTTCAACAATAGCTAATGCAAAACCTCCTAGCAACATTACAGAGCTTAAATCATACTTGGGGTTGCTAAACTACTATAACAAATTCATGCCTAATTTATCATCAAAGTTATTTCATTTATACGCTCTATTACGCAACAATGTTAAATTTATATGGAATGACAAGTGTAACAAAGCCTTTGAGGATAGCAAGCAAGCACTGTTGAATGccaattttttagaattttatgaTCCGATGAAACCGATTGTTGTGGTAACTGATGCTTCTGGCTATGGGCTTGGTGGAGTTATTGCTCACACAATAGATGGTATAGAGAAACCTATATGTTTTACTTCTTTTTCTCTCAATGACGCTCAAAAATCTTATCCAATTTTACATTTAGAAGCTCTAGCCTTGGTTAGCACTATCAAGAAGTTCCATAAATATCTCTACGGGCAAAAGTTTACAGTTTTCACTGATCACAAACCGTTAGTAGGAATCTTCGGGAAAAATGGCAAGCATTCTATTTATGTTACAAAACTACAGAGGTATATTTTGGAGCTCTCAGTCTACGATTTTGATATTCAATATAGGCCATCAGCTAAAATGGGAAACGCAGACTTCTGCTCTAGATTTCCTCTGCATCAGGCTGTTCCGAAAGAATGTGACTATGAATTCATTAGAAGCATCAATTTTAGTAAAAGTTTACCGATTGATTTCAAAGCGGTTGCCAGAGCAACAAAAGATGACGCCTTTTTGCAAAACATTATTTACTTTTTAAGACATGGTTGGCCTAAAAAGATTGAGAAAATCTATAGTGACGTTTATTCAAATCAACAAGATTTGGAAATTGTCGAAGGGTGCTTATTGTATCAACAAAGGGTGATTATACCAAGAATATTGCAAAAGGATATTTTGAAGCTACTACACTCCAACCATTCTGGAATTGTAAAAATGAAACAACTGGCAAGAAGAACAGTATACTGGTTTGGAATAAATAATGATATGGAAAAATTTGTTTTAAGTTGTGATGCATGCAACAGTATGGCAATTGTGGCAAAGCCAAAGACGACAGCTAAATGGTTGCCCACGAAACGACCATTTAGCAGAATTCATATagacttctttttttttaaacatcacACCTTTTTGTTAATAGTAGATAGTTTTTCCAAGTGGTTGGAGATAGAATGGATGAAGAAGGGTACGGATTGTAGCAAAGTGCTTAAAAGATTGGTTGAATATTTTGCGAGGTATGGGTTACCCGATGTTCTAGTTTCTGACAATGGTCCTCCTTTTAATTCAGTTGCGTTTGTTGGTTTTCTGGAAAAGCAAGGAATTAAGGTGCTAAAGAGCCCGCCATACAATCCTCCGAGCAATGGCCAAGCGGAAAGATTAGTAAGAACTACGAAAGAGgtacttaagaaatttttgatggacgATGAAATCGCTGAGTTAGAATTGGAGGACCAgattaatttatttttgtttaattATCGCAATAGTGCTTTGACTATAGATGGAGAATTTCCATCCGAAAAGATATTTAAGTTCAAACCCAAGACACTTGTGGATTTGCTTAATCCAAAAAGCCATTACAAAAATCAACTAACACCACTACAGCCAGATGATGAAGATACAAATACCTCACATCCTAACAATGATCAAGACCCTATAAATAATCTGATGGCTGGTGATGTGGTTTGGTACAAGAACCATAACCCGCACCACCTTTCACGATGGTTAAAAGCTACTTTTCTAAAACGGTTTTCTAAAAATACATTCCAGGTGGAAATTGGAAGCGTGCGGGTAATGGCCCACAGACAACAGCTACGTCACGTTAAGGAGCAAGTTACGCTTCGGCCAAATGTAACGGTGGTGGCCCCTCTCACCGCCAGGGGAGTCGTTAGCGACGAAGAGGAGGAACCATTCCTCGGTTTTCCAGAGGATACCAAGAGATGGACGAGAAAACGGAAGCAGGTCGAGCAAAATGAAACA includes:
- the LOC134284256 gene encoding uncharacterized protein K02A2.6-like, yielding MANTNIAVTIEPYRKGTSFGDWIERLGFFFIVNNVAAEAKRAHFITLSGPSVFAELKLLYPNGNLSEISYEDMIAKLRARFDKTESDLIQRLKFNNRVQQPDETAEDFVLSVKLQAEYCSFDNFKSFAIRDRIVAGVRDRALQQKLLNEEKLTLEMAEKIITTWEMAGANAKTLNINGSNFEQIAAIRRQGPMQSGSRLEQLARTYDMAQQAQNQGRTYNRGPVKNRLGYRSFHRNSPANQNWRARPMDRYQPHPNRPNYAEMICNFCGIKGHIRRRCFKLKNMRKEAVNMVEADSPDEDANISQLMNRMRTDSESDSDDASDAGSVECMLVSSNNRISDPCLVELTIDGKQLKMEVDCGSSVSVISKAQYYLNFGKPLREYSRKLIVVNGAKLKIEGETSVLVRFNGIESQLQLLVLDCSNHFIPLMGRTWLDVFFVDWRRFFSHSMNVNNLSLKNSDNWAIEVQNKFGNVFVKDFSTPIKGFEADLVLKTDQPIFKKAYEVPYRLRQRVMDYLTKLENEKVITPIKTSEWASPVVVVMKKNNEIRLVIDCKVSINKVIIPNTYPLPTAQDIFASLAGCKMFCSLDLEGAYTQLALSDRSRKFMVINTIKGLFTYNRLPQGASSSSAIFQQVMDTVLEGIENVETYLDDVLIAGKNYEDCKRKLELVLQRLSDANIKVNWEKCKFFVTKLPFLGHVISEKGLLPCPDKVSTIANAKPPSNITELKSYLGLLNYYNKFMPNLSSKLFHLYALLRNNVKFIWNDKCNKAFEDSKQALLNANFLEFYDPMKPIVVVTDASGYGLGGVIAHTIDGIEKPICFTSFSLNDAQKSYPILHLEALALVSTIKKFHKYLYGQKFTVFTDHKPLVGIFGKNGKHSIYVTKLQRYILELSVYDFDIQYRPSAKMGNADFCSRFPLHQAVPKECDYEFIRSINFSKSLPIDFKAVARATKDDAFLQNIIYFLRHGWPKKIEKIYSDVYSNQQDLEIVEGCLLYQQRVIIPRILQKDILKLLHSNHSGIVKMKQLARRTVYWFGINNDMEKFVLSCDACNSMAIVAKPKTTAKWLPTKRPFSRIHIDFFFFKHHTFLLIVDSFSKWLEIEWMKKGTDCSKVLKRLVEYFARYGLPDVLVSDNGPPFNSVAFVGFLEKQGIKVLKSPPYNPPSNGQAERLVRTTKEVLKKFLMDDEIAELELEDQINLFLFNYRNSALTIDGEFPSEKIFKFKPKTLVDLLNPKSHYKNQLTPLQPDDEDTNTSHPNNDQDPINNLMAGDVVWYKNHNPHHLSRWLKATFLKRFSKNTFQVEIGSVRVMAHRQQLRHVKEQVTLRPNVTVVAPLTARGVVSDEEEEPFLGFPEDTKRWTRKRKQVEQNETNSGLRRSKRRRIVKVDEDYVYN